A window from Vulpes lagopus strain Blue_001 chromosome 23, ASM1834538v1, whole genome shotgun sequence encodes these proteins:
- the EBNA1BP2 gene encoding probable rRNA-processing protein EBP2, with protein MDTPPLSGSDSESEDSLVTDRELQDAFSRGLLKPGLNVVLEGPKKAVNDVSGLKQCLAEFKRDLEWVERLDVTLGPVPEVGGPQSTPQTKDQKAVDPEDDFKREMSFYRQAQAAVLAVLPRLHQLKVPTKRPTDYFAEMAKSDQQMQKIRQKLQAKQAAMEKSEKAKQLRALRKYGKKVQTEVLQKRQREKTHMMNAIKKYQKGFSDKLDFLEGDQKPVARKTKEGAKSQQMKKGPSAKRRYKNQKFGFGGKKKGSKWNTRESYDDVSSFRAKTAHGKGLKRPGKKGSNKRPGKRTREKMKSRPH; from the exons ATGGACACCCCCCCGCTGTCGGGTTCGGACTCGGAATCTGAGGATTCTCTGGTCACGGACCGAGAG TTGCAGGATGCGTTTTCCCGAGGCCTCCTGAAGCCAGGCCTCAACGTCGTGCTAGAGGGGCCGAAGAAGGCTGTGAACGACGTG AGTGGCCTGAAGCAGTGTTTGGCTGAGTTCAAGCGGGATCTGGAGTGGGTTGAAAGGCTCGATGTGACCCTGGGTCCCGTGCCGGAAGTCGGTGGACCTCAGTCAACACCCCAGACCAAGGATCAGAAAGCTGTTGATCCAGAAGACGACTTCAAGCGGGAGATGAGCTT CTACCGGCAGGCCCAGGCTGCGGTGCTGGCGGTATTACCCCGCCTCCATCAGCTCAAAGTTCCTACCAAGAGGCCCACTGACTATTTTGCAGAGATGGCCAAGTCTGATCAGCAGATGCAGAAG attcgaCAGAAGCTGCAGGCTAAACAGGCAGCCATGGAGAAGTCTGAAAAGGCGAAGCAACTGCGAGCACTTAGGAAATATGGGAAGAAG GTGCAAACAGAGGTTCTTCAGAAGAGGCAGCGAGAGAAAACACATATGATGAATGCCattaagaaatatcagaaag GCTTTTCTGATAAACTGGATTTTCTTGAGGGGGATCAGAAACCCGTTGCACGGAAAACAAAGGAAGGAGCAAAAAGCCAGCAGATGAAGAAGGG GCCCAGTGCTAAGCGACGCTATAAAAACCAGAAGTTTGGTTTTGGTGGAAAGAAGAAAGGCTCCAAGTGGAACACTCGTGAGAGCTACGATGATGTATCCAGCTTCCGGGCCAAGACAGCTCATGGCAAGGGCCTCAAGAGGCCTGGAAAGAAAGGATCAAAT AAGAGACCAGGAAAACGGACACgagagaaaatgaagagcagaCCACACTAA